The Acetivibrio saccincola genome window below encodes:
- a CDS encoding DUF881 domain-containing protein, whose protein sequence is MKRVARSISLTIVCLILGTMLSWQYKSISSSKASTAIQNERLEDVRSQLIEERKINEGLRNRNEELQAQLSEYKEAIDDIEKLEQTIIREKERAELIAGLVDVKGAGVVVTIDGDVSVWARRPGGLIDLINELKAAEAQAISIQDERIVAMTEIKIIDISEIHNVNKWIINGRNFSPPFTIKAIGDPDKLDNSLHMIGGILEVLRRSGYRISVEKKDEIIIPAVRDDGSVLKYNLLKPVEE, encoded by the coding sequence ATGAAAAGAGTTGCCAGAAGTATATCTTTAACTATAGTGTGCTTAATATTAGGGACCATGTTGTCCTGGCAGTATAAAAGCATTAGCAGCAGCAAAGCTTCTACAGCCATTCAAAATGAAAGGCTTGAAGACGTAAGAAGCCAGCTTATTGAGGAGAGAAAAATAAATGAAGGTTTGAGAAACAGGAATGAAGAGTTGCAAGCCCAGCTTTCTGAATATAAAGAGGCTATAGACGATATTGAAAAATTAGAACAGACCATTATAAGGGAAAAGGAAAGGGCAGAACTCATTGCAGGATTGGTGGATGTAAAAGGAGCCGGGGTTGTTGTGACAATTGATGGTGACGTTAGTGTTTGGGCAAGGCGTCCGGGAGGGCTTATTGACTTAATAAATGAGTTAAAGGCAGCCGAAGCCCAGGCTATATCCATCCAGGATGAAAGAATTGTTGCCATGACTGAAATAAAGATAATAGATATAAGTGAAATACACAACGTAAATAAGTGGATTATAAATGGCAGGAATTTTAGTCCGCCATTTACCATAAAAGCCATTGGGGATCCTGATAAGCTTGATAATTCCCTGCATATGATAGGTGGGATTTTGGAGGTGTTAAGAAGGAGCGGATATAGAATCAGTGTTGAAAAGAAAGATGAAATTATTATCCCGGCTGTAAGGGATGACGGTTCGGTTTTAAAGTATAATTTATTAAAACCTGTAGAAGAATAA
- a CDS encoding DUF881 domain-containing protein, producing the protein MKNVVRIITMTLVCFSIGIMISWQYKSIANNNQLLVFQRTSIEALQEELIEQQRVNEELEERLKEVNKEIEYYSYAMDDMGKIDRTIKKEMREAQILAGLVDVKGKGVEIVIDSIYGKVFEVDILNIINQLRAWEAQAISVNGERVTALTEFELTEGDRYKINGMYYTIPYVIKAVLPPENIDYLVYMIKNIAEKEMYFEVKIEVKEEIIIPKIKDEGSLLKYVY; encoded by the coding sequence ATGAAAAATGTTGTGAGAATTATTACCATGACCCTTGTGTGTTTCTCAATAGGAATAATGATATCCTGGCAGTACAAAAGCATTGCCAATAATAACCAGTTATTAGTTTTTCAGAGAACAAGTATTGAAGCTTTGCAAGAGGAGCTTATAGAGCAGCAGAGAGTGAATGAAGAGTTAGAGGAAAGACTCAAGGAGGTAAATAAGGAGATAGAGTATTATTCCTATGCCATGGATGATATGGGAAAAATAGATAGGACAATAAAAAAGGAAATGAGAGAAGCACAGATTTTAGCCGGGTTAGTTGATGTAAAAGGCAAAGGAGTTGAAATTGTTATAGATTCTATTTATGGGAAAGTATTCGAGGTGGATATTTTAAACATTATTAACCAGCTTAGGGCTTGGGAAGCACAGGCAATATCGGTAAACGGGGAAAGGGTTACAGCTTTGACGGAGTTTGAACTGACAGAAGGAGACAGGTATAAGATAAACGGAATGTATTACACAATTCCCTATGTTATTAAAGCTGTTTTACCTCCTGAAAATATAGATTATTTAGTTTATATGATAAAAAATATAGCTGAAAAGGAAATGTATTTTGAAGTAAAAATTGAAGTAAAAGAGGAGATAATTATCCCTAAAATTAAAGATGAAGGGTCTTTATTAAAATATGTTTATTAG
- the pdaA gene encoding delta-lactam-biosynthetic de-N-acetylase — protein sequence MKKQGVIFCIAVIVLIAINIVLRMGENKPEEKWSEDLETSYSVGLENIDFSNEITGILNEGVIDEIPEYEDIFVEAFSTVSYSNELLRWGISRRGYNEIPDADPGAPELLRKYGGVYLGDTSQNKIYLTFDEGYENGYTAKILDVLKENNVNAIFFITGPYLKEHEDLVRRMVEEGHEVGNHTVHHPSLPSLDDKKIEEEILELDKAFYEIFGKKMKYLRPPKGEYSERTLAITKQLGYTNLFWSFAYDDWHRDRVRGKEYAYEKVMNNLHNGAVILLHAVSKDNADALDMIIKGARERGFEFGDVNEL from the coding sequence ATGAAAAAACAGGGTGTAATATTTTGCATAGCAGTAATTGTTCTTATTGCAATAAATATAGTATTAAGGATGGGGGAAAATAAGCCAGAAGAAAAGTGGTCTGAAGATTTAGAAACATCGTATTCCGTTGGTCTTGAAAATATAGATTTTAGCAATGAAATTACAGGCATCTTAAACGAAGGTGTAATAGATGAGATACCCGAATATGAGGATATTTTTGTAGAAGCCTTCAGCACTGTTTCTTATAGCAATGAACTCTTACGATGGGGGATTTCAAGAAGAGGGTATAACGAAATACCTGATGCAGACCCGGGTGCCCCTGAGCTTTTAAGAAAATACGGGGGGGTGTATTTAGGGGATACATCCCAAAACAAAATATACCTTACTTTTGATGAAGGCTATGAAAACGGGTATACCGCCAAAATACTGGATGTATTAAAAGAAAATAATGTGAATGCCATATTTTTTATAACAGGACCTTACTTAAAAGAACATGAAGATTTAGTAAGAAGAATGGTGGAGGAAGGTCACGAAGTTGGAAATCATACTGTACACCATCCTAGTCTTCCAAGCCTTGATGACAAAAAAATAGAGGAGGAAATTTTAGAGCTGGATAAAGCTTTTTATGAAATTTTCGGTAAGAAAATGAAATACCTTAGACCTCCTAAAGGGGAATACAGCGAGAGGACACTGGCCATTACAAAACAACTTGGCTATACAAATCTTTTTTGGAGTTTTGCGTATGATGACTGGCACAGGGACAGAGTGAGGGGCAAGGAGTATGCCTATGAAAAGGTTATGAACAACCTTCATAACGGTGCGGTGATTTTACTTCACGCTGTTTCAAAAGACAACGCTGATGCATTAGATATGATTATTAAAGGAGCCAGGGAAAGAGGATTTGAATTTGGGGATGTAAATGAGCTTTAG
- a CDS encoding transposase, translating into MYLNKKVKRFWLSNIRKEVRQAIEKLSTQLKVEFPKEPERLLSSYVYREFKIHIDKDGSIKGGLLRLLFSLIDFTFVRSLIADCYSVEGGNCYDPVSLILLEVIKIWERYQYYPDFLKDLEDKEKGAQYRYYTGIDAENVPTDATLHNFRDRLGEEKFKDIMNFLVQIFTMVEIISGKILCTDGTLLKAFARYRGCNYMEDCCKCISCPESIVDDVNTSINGAVKEIEEKDKKSAVAVMKMQRPRTEIIQKIIEMVKKKDKDALIENIGTFSIIKLRVIKGTISEFKAHSKYLRSIFGESFKSPDGYSLEVISCAIRLDQNEKLIFKCPKSCKDVSARIGYRRSKDNPSKTEKVFGYKAVIITSIEAEFNLEIPVAVITGSGNISEAQTFVNLHQELKRHVSFKTEYQVLDSGYDYEYVYSYIRNGNGKPIIDYNKRREKLDEKSMKKRGYNQNGYPYAPCGRVCTPNGFDSSRNALKNTCNKQCLKSKDLDKLCKCSYRKNKCGYTKWMTIKELPRLILEIPRGTKKYKKIKALRTSSERTNGYGKEWTGMSNLRLRTLEAYAARVTLCCIVIMLKKIMGLILQATIEHRNPSLAKKLYNKKATSKLKDSA; encoded by the coding sequence ATGTATTTGAATAAAAAAGTAAAGAGGTTTTGGCTTAGTAATATAAGGAAAGAAGTTAGGCAAGCTATTGAAAAACTTTCAACCCAGCTAAAAGTTGAATTTCCTAAAGAACCCGAAAGACTACTCTCAAGTTATGTGTACAGAGAATTTAAGATTCATATTGATAAAGACGGAAGTATTAAAGGTGGTTTATTACGTCTATTGTTTAGTTTGATAGATTTTACATTTGTGAGAAGTCTGATAGCTGATTGTTATAGTGTTGAAGGTGGAAATTGTTATGACCCAGTTTCACTAATACTCTTAGAAGTAATAAAAATATGGGAAAGGTATCAATACTACCCAGATTTCTTGAAGGACTTAGAGGATAAGGAAAAAGGTGCTCAATACAGATATTATACAGGCATTGATGCTGAAAATGTTCCAACTGATGCCACTCTTCACAACTTTAGAGACAGGTTGGGAGAAGAAAAATTCAAGGATATAATGAATTTTTTAGTACAGATATTTACAATGGTAGAAATCATATCAGGTAAAATACTCTGCACTGACGGAACTCTGTTAAAAGCATTTGCAAGATACAGAGGGTGTAATTATATGGAAGACTGCTGTAAATGTATTTCTTGTCCTGAAAGTATAGTTGATGACGTAAATACAAGCATAAACGGAGCAGTTAAAGAGATAGAAGAAAAGGATAAAAAATCAGCTGTAGCAGTAATGAAAATGCAGCGTCCAAGAACTGAAATAATACAAAAAATAATTGAAATGGTTAAGAAAAAAGACAAGGATGCATTAATAGAAAATATAGGGACTTTTTCAATAATAAAGCTCCGTGTTATTAAAGGAACTATATCTGAATTTAAAGCACACAGTAAATATCTTCGCAGTATATTTGGAGAAAGTTTCAAATCACCTGATGGATATAGTCTTGAAGTAATATCCTGTGCTATTAGACTTGATCAAAATGAAAAATTGATATTTAAATGTCCCAAATCATGTAAAGATGTATCTGCAAGAATAGGATATAGGCGTAGTAAAGATAATCCAAGCAAGACAGAAAAAGTATTTGGATATAAGGCGGTAATAATTACAAGTATAGAAGCTGAATTTAATCTTGAAATACCAGTTGCAGTAATAACAGGTTCGGGAAATATCAGTGAGGCACAAACATTTGTTAACCTGCATCAAGAGCTTAAAAGGCATGTAAGCTTTAAAACAGAGTATCAAGTGTTAGACAGTGGCTATGATTACGAGTATGTATATTCATATATACGCAATGGCAATGGAAAACCTATAATAGACTACAACAAAAGACGTGAAAAGCTTGATGAGAAAAGCATGAAAAAAAGAGGATATAACCAAAATGGTTATCCATATGCTCCCTGCGGCAGAGTATGTACACCTAATGGATTTGATTCTTCTAGAAATGCATTAAAGAACACATGTAATAAGCAGTGTTTGAAAAGTAAGGATTTAGACAAACTTTGTAAATGTAGTTATAGAAAAAACAAGTGTGGGTATACAAAATGGATGACAATAAAGGAACTGCCTCGATTAATACTTGAAATTCCAAGGGGCACAAAGAAGTATAAAAAGATAAAGGCATTGAGGACATCATCTGAGAGAACTAATGGTTATGGTAAAGAATGGACAGGTATGTCCAATTTAAGGCTTCGAACTTTAGAAGCGTATGCTGCAAGAGTTACATTGTGCTGTATTGTTATAATGTTGAAAAAAATTATGGGTTTAATTTTACAAGCAACTATTGAACATAGGAATCCTTCTTTAGCAAAAAAGCTTTATAACAAAAAAGCAACCTCTAAACTCAAAGATTCTGCTTGA
- a CDS encoding DUF881 domain-containing protein encodes MGKSDKRNILLFVFMVLGFLLALQFRSVMSNTSKDAVSTAQTIESLKKELEREKTIGEILKKELEESIVERDTILRNIVEERGSEDINEEWERARILAGLTEVVGDGVVITLNDASEVVSGVSDPLLHDSSLYEVLNEIKKAQPVAISVNGERIISTTEIVCAGPTTRINRNRYAVPYEIKVIGDSKKIREVFLNSSIVVFEFIPNNIRFQIKEEKDIVIPKYSGRIDVLTNAVEVVEE; translated from the coding sequence ATGGGAAAAAGCGATAAAAGAAACATATTGTTATTTGTATTTATGGTTTTAGGCTTTTTACTGGCATTGCAATTTAGAAGTGTAATGAGCAATACTTCTAAGGATGCAGTTTCAACTGCCCAGACCATTGAATCTTTAAAGAAAGAGCTAGAACGGGAAAAGACTATTGGAGAAATTTTAAAGAAAGAATTGGAAGAAAGTATAGTAGAGAGAGATACAATACTTAGAAATATAGTGGAAGAGAGGGGCAGTGAGGATATTAATGAAGAGTGGGAAAGGGCAAGGATTTTAGCAGGTCTTACGGAAGTGGTAGGAGACGGTGTTGTTATAACTTTAAATGATGCAAGTGAGGTAGTAAGTGGCGTAAGTGACCCTCTTTTGCATGACTCCAGTTTGTATGAAGTACTAAATGAAATAAAAAAAGCACAACCTGTTGCTATATCTGTAAACGGTGAAAGAATAATTTCCACCACTGAAATAGTTTGTGCAGGACCTACCACAAGAATTAATAGAAACAGGTATGCTGTGCCTTATGAAATAAAAGTTATTGGGGATTCCAAGAAAATCCGTGAGGTTTTCTTAAACAGTTCTATAGTGGTATTTGAATTTATCCCAAATAACATAAGGTTTCAGATAAAGGAAGAAAAAGATATTGTTATACCAAAGTACAGCGGCAGGATTGATGTTTTAACCAATGCTGTGGAGGTTGTTGAAGAATGA
- the yqfC gene encoding sporulation protein YqfC — MPGKKKKERKAEKGKRSIKEKMSEFLELPKEIVLDISKITMYANNNMLIENYKGIIEYENDRLRINTKDGIIKVMGNKLFIKEITSEDLLIYGDITSIEFLK, encoded by the coding sequence ATGCCGGGGAAAAAGAAAAAAGAAAGAAAAGCAGAAAAAGGTAAGCGTAGCATAAAGGAAAAAATGAGTGAATTTTTGGAACTTCCAAAGGAAATTGTGCTGGATATTTCAAAAATCACCATGTACGCCAATAACAATATGCTTATTGAAAATTACAAGGGCATTATAGAATACGAAAATGACAGGTTGAGGATAAATACCAAAGACGGAATTATAAAAGTTATGGGGAATAAGCTTTTTATAAAAGAAATAACATCAGAAGACTTGTTGATTTACGGAGATATTACATCTATAGAATTTTTAAAGTAA
- a CDS encoding WG repeat-containing protein, with product MLKKKYYLILVISVLLLCGCSKNIEKKDKEHSAAKENQTIVNETLFSIFNPYAPDSKYGYINKKGEVIVEEQYDLAGEFKEGLAPVRKGGKTIYIDASGREVFELDKKYTGYAFSEGMAPVYDGENNKYGYIDINGKVVIDSSYDHAFGFSEDLAPVIIDGNYGYIDKKGNMVINPAFVFAEGFSEGLAAVTVNKNGEEQGGYINTKGKFVIEPEYEMVFSFSEGLACVKSNGKFGYIDKEGKFAIEPEYEYALSFSEGLAGVFVEGKFGYIDKDGNFAIEPVFYDGLEFSEGLSLVKINDEDLGWGYINKEGKVVIEPGFEHQKAAHYVTSGNFSNGLAKVKGDGLDWGYINKDGEYVWSTKVNSGDVKRTFENKTLEYKNYISSLSKKDYNSVSKAFEKFKELASEDKLENDAMFKSFYRLYQEVNYEIFDTFSSGGYIEEEDLKRNGFVSLSFEEGKYIFSHPDYLKDNFTQYVSEEIKEFILLDSKDKNIRGGFLVTDALLSIGRDELCDLIIDWENYLKKYPNVDWIGEMVNKNIDFYIYLYTSIDLMSFSDMRGETDRAEDILRSYERFLDNYPNSRYYQLIKEYYRVLKRNGVKSTEETREILTKFNIISNDESDEGEKTGTRDEESLRAVENFISALKNKNVSEIKDNISSSGIIVIRNFSSGFGNRGKDVRNKYLFAEIPDNFQFEVADETPIDLCYLFQKAAEYGLDEIPVLNLDEFSFFKDSDVFDLQEISTYNLIDKCSMLPNSLDGTPQIFVIGSKKIVLAETYSEFDGTWAIFENEGGKYYLKIVLNIR from the coding sequence ATGTTAAAAAAGAAGTATTATTTAATTTTAGTGATTTCCGTATTATTGCTGTGTGGATGCAGTAAAAATATTGAAAAAAAAGATAAGGAACATTCTGCTGCAAAAGAAAATCAAACTATAGTTAATGAAACTTTATTCAGTATTTTTAATCCCTATGCACCTGATTCTAAATATGGCTACATAAATAAAAAGGGAGAGGTTATTGTAGAAGAACAATATGATTTGGCCGGGGAATTTAAAGAAGGTTTGGCGCCGGTGAGAAAAGGCGGAAAAACCATATATATAGATGCATCAGGCAGGGAAGTATTTGAATTGGACAAAAAGTATACAGGGTATGCTTTTTCTGAAGGAATGGCTCCTGTATATGACGGAGAGAACAATAAATATGGATATATAGACATTAACGGGAAAGTAGTAATTGACTCTTCTTATGACCATGCCTTTGGATTTTCTGAGGACTTAGCCCCGGTTATAATAGACGGCAATTACGGTTATATTGACAAGAAGGGTAATATGGTTATAAATCCTGCTTTTGTGTTTGCCGAAGGCTTTTCAGAAGGTTTGGCAGCAGTAACTGTAAATAAGAACGGCGAGGAGCAGGGAGGCTATATTAATACAAAAGGGAAATTTGTAATTGAGCCTGAATATGAAATGGTTTTTAGTTTTTCGGAAGGTTTGGCATGTGTAAAAAGCAATGGAAAATTTGGATATATTGACAAAGAAGGAAAGTTTGCAATTGAGCCTGAATATGAGTATGCACTTTCATTTAGTGAGGGCTTAGCAGGAGTTTTTGTTGAAGGAAAGTTTGGATATATAGATAAAGACGGGAATTTTGCAATAGAACCTGTCTTTTATGACGGTCTTGAGTTTTCGGAAGGATTATCACTGGTCAAAATAAATGATGAGGATTTGGGATGGGGATATATTAACAAAGAAGGAAAAGTGGTAATAGAGCCTGGTTTTGAACATCAAAAAGCTGCTCATTATGTGACTTCCGGGAATTTTTCCAACGGTCTTGCAAAAGTCAAAGGTGATGGTTTGGATTGGGGATACATAAATAAAGACGGGGAATATGTCTGGAGTACAAAAGTGAATTCCGGTGATGTAAAAAGAACCTTTGAAAATAAAACCCTTGAATATAAAAATTATATAAGTTCCCTTTCTAAAAAGGACTATAATTCTGTCAGTAAAGCCTTTGAAAAATTCAAAGAGCTTGCATCTGAAGACAAACTTGAAAATGATGCAATGTTTAAAAGTTTTTACCGGTTATACCAAGAGGTAAATTATGAAATTTTTGATACTTTTAGCAGCGGAGGATATATAGAAGAAGAGGATTTAAAGCGGAATGGATTTGTTTCTTTATCTTTTGAGGAAGGAAAATATATTTTCAGCCACCCCGATTATTTAAAAGATAATTTTACACAATATGTGTCGGAAGAAATAAAAGAATTTATTCTTCTTGATAGTAAGGATAAGAATATAAGAGGGGGTTTTTTGGTAACGGATGCGTTGTTGTCTATAGGAAGGGATGAATTATGTGATCTTATAATTGACTGGGAGAACTACCTGAAGAAATATCCTAATGTTGACTGGATAGGTGAGATGGTAAATAAAAATATTGATTTTTACATTTATCTATATACCAGTATAGATTTGATGAGTTTTTCAGATATGCGCGGCGAAACGGACAGGGCTGAAGATATTCTTCGAAGTTATGAAAGATTTCTGGATAATTACCCTAATTCAAGATACTACCAGCTCATAAAAGAATATTATAGAGTATTAAAAAGGAATGGGGTAAAAAGTACGGAAGAAACTAGAGAAATACTTACAAAATTTAACATAATCAGTAATGATGAAAGTGATGAAGGGGAAAAAACCGGTACAAGAGATGAAGAATCATTAAGGGCGGTAGAAAATTTTATTTCAGCTTTAAAAAATAAAAATGTAAGTGAAATAAAAGACAATATCTCATCCTCAGGAATTATAGTTATAAGGAATTTTTCTTCCGGTTTTGGGAACAGGGGTAAAGATGTAAGAAATAAATATTTATTTGCTGAAATCCCTGATAATTTTCAATTTGAAGTGGCTGATGAAACTCCTATAGACTTGTGTTATTTATTTCAAAAGGCCGCTGAATACGGATTAGATGAAATTCCTGTATTAAATTTGGATGAATTCAGCTTTTTTAAAGATTCAGATGTTTTTGATCTTCAGGAAATTTCAACATATAATCTTATAGATAAGTGTAGTATGCTGCCTAATTCTTTGGATGGTACTCCTCAGATATTTGTTATTGGTTCTAAAAAAATAGTTCTTGCAGAAACATATTCGGAATTTGACGGTACATGGGCTATTTTTGAAAATGAAGGCGGTAAATATTATTTAAAAATTGTTTTGAATATAAGGTAA